TGAACCGTATCCGTCCGGTAATCCCATCTGTAAGGCGCCCGATGGATTGCGCAAGATAGTGTCCACTTCAGTTTTTAGTGGACACTTTCATGGACTCATCTCCCAAGCGTACCCGACGCTTCCATAGCGTTGATTTCAAGCGGCAGGTGGTGGACGCCTGCCGACAGCCCGGTGCCTCAATTGCCGCGGTCGCGCTGGCACACGGCATCAACGCCAACCTGGCGCGGCGTTGGCTGCGCGAATCGGGCAGCGTAAGTGCCTCCAGATATCCGGCGG
This portion of the Methyloterricola oryzae genome encodes:
- a CDS encoding transposase, coding for MDSSPKRTRRFHSVDFKRQVVDACRQPGASIAAVALAHGINANLARRWLRESGSVSASRYPA